A genomic region of Arachis stenosperma cultivar V10309 chromosome 9, arast.V10309.gnm1.PFL2, whole genome shotgun sequence contains the following coding sequences:
- the LOC130949979 gene encoding uncharacterized protein LOC130949979: protein MLNREYDMFAMKEGESIDELFERFNIVIVGLDAMGIKKMVKFKERGKGSSSRKQKKDFSKVTCYNCKETGHFKSDCPKLKKEEKPKKGKKKGLMASWEDLENDSDDDEESETMSQPCLMADHIEQQITILKAENGFLRDKLKETKTDVELVKENMQLKAQLRGCESDHSIVSYLDEYDGGFVTFGNDGKGKIVAIGKIGKSFSSSINDVLLVDGLKHNLLSVSQLCDLGFEVIFRKFVCLVVCEKSGDILFEAKRTIIRKGLKKTPYELWKGTPPNLKYFHVFRCKCFVLNNKENLGKFDPKSYEGVFVGYSTTSKAYRIYLKEHRTIEESIHVSFCDSNSIPSTVIENDSDCEDVVNKETNEENPKSVQNEESVCPILSHQNGGDCFVLSPEPARETGTE from the exons ATGTTAAACAGAGAGTATGATatgtttgcaatgaaggaaggagaatctattgatgaactgttcgaaAGATTCAACATCGTCATTGTTGGCTTGGATGCTATGGGAATCAA gaaaatggtAAAGTTCAAGGAAAGAGGCAAGGGAAGCAGttcaagaaaacaaaagaaagatttCAGCAAGGTGACATGCTACAACTGCAAAGAGACTGGCCATTTTAAATCTGATTGCCCTAAGTTGAAAAAGGAGGAGAAGccaaagaaaggaaagaaaaagggacTGATGGCTTCTTGGGAGGActtggaaaatgactcagacGATGATGAAGAATCAGAGACTATGTCCCAACCATGTCTCATGGCAGATCACATTGAACAG CAAATCACCATTCTTAAAGCTGAAAATGGTTTTCTTAGAGATAAACTAAAGGAGACTAAAACTGATGTTGAACTTGTTAAAGAAAACATGCAGTTAAAAGCTCAACTTAGAGGCTGTGAAAGTGACCATTCTATTGTTTCATAC cttgatgagTATGATGGAGGGTTTGTCACTTTCGGTAATGATGGTAAAGGAAAAATAGTGGCCATTGGAAAAATTGGTAAAAGCTTCTCATCTTCTATAAATGATGTTCTTCTTGTTGATGGTTTGAAACATAATTTACTAAGTGTTAGCCAATTGTGTGATCTAGGATTTGAAGTTATTTTTAGAAAGTTTGTGTGCTTAGTTGTTTGTGAAAAATCTGGGGATATTTTGTTTGAGGCTAAAAG GACCATCATTAGAAAAGGtttaaagaaaactccttatgagctatggaaaggaacccctcctAATCTTAAGTATTTCCATGTTTTTAGATGCAAGTGCTTTGTActtaataacaaagaaaatcttggtaaatttgatccaaaatcttatGAGGGAGTGTTTGTTGGATACTCCACCACTAGCAAGGCATATAGAATTTACCTCAAAGAACACAGAACCATAGAGGAATCTATACACGTCTctttttgtgattctaattCAATTCCCAGTACTGTGATCGAGAATGATTCAGATTGTGAAGATGTTGTCAATAAAGAAACCAATGAAGAAAATCCCAAGTCTGTTCAAAATGAAGAATCTGTCTGTCCAATTTTGTCTCATCAAAATGGAGGAGattgttttgttttgtctcCTGAACCAGCAAGAGAAACTGGAACAGAATAA